A stretch of the Plodia interpunctella isolate USDA-ARS_2022_Savannah chromosome Z, ilPloInte3.2, whole genome shotgun sequence genome encodes the following:
- the Sh gene encoding potassium voltage-gated channel protein Shaker isoform X7 — MSECCEYPMAEWRSLPKLCSQEEEAGGRPPTGGVITFEPIQHDHDFCERVVINVSGLKFETQLRTLNQFPETLLGDPTRRIRYFDPLRNEYFFDRNRPSFDAILYYYQSGGRLRRPVNVPLDVFSEEIKFYELGEQATNKFREDEGFIKEEEKPLPSNERQRKIWLLFEYPESSQAARVVAIISVFVILLSIVIFCLETLPEFKHYKVFNTTTNGTKIEEDEVPDITDPFFLIETLCIIWFTFELIVRFLACPNKFNFFRDVMNIIDIIAIIPYFITLATVVAEEEDTLNLPRAPVSPQDKSTNQAMSLAILRVIRLVRVFRIFKLSRHSKGLQILGRTLKASMRELGLLIFFLFIGVVLFSSAVYFAEAGSENSFFKSIPDAFWWAVVTMTTVGYGDMTPVGVWGKIVGSLCAIAGVLTIALPVPVIVSNFNYFYHRETDQEEMQSQNFNHVTSCPYLPGTMGEPYLISGPIHKKSSMSEDSSSEVMELEDSLVTEGNLEQSLRRLQDEEKVLRRRQAAMEANNTDDIAALENQDALRLNQMKQQEIQKQAQRLLRRQAEQEQAAGGTRREPQPREAPAPRRRAACTVRVNNLHSAEAIETDV; from the exons GTGAGCGGCTTAAAATTCGAAACCCAGCTAAGGACACTAAATCAATTCCCAGAAACCCTTCTGGGAGACCCAACTAGGAGAATAAGATACTTCGATCCTTTACG GAACGAGTATTTCTTCGACAGGAATAGACCATCTTTTGATGCCATACTGTATTATTACCAAAGTGGTGGGAGATTACGTCGACCGGTCAATGTACCCCTCGATGTATTCTCTGaggaaataaagttttatgaaCTCGGAGAACAAGCCACTAACAAATTTCG GGAAGACGAAGGATTCATCAAGGAGGAGGAAAAACCACTGCCCTCCAACGAACGCCAGCGCAAGATCTGGCTGCTGTTCGAATACCCTGAGAGCTCACAAGCCGCGCGCGTCGTCGCTATCATATCGGTCTTTGTGATCCTATTGTCAATTGTCATCTTCTGCCTGGAAACCCTTCCAGAATTCAAACACTACAAGGTCTTCAACACCACGACTAACGGCACTAAAATCGAGGAAGACGAGGTCCCCGACATCACCGACCCATTCTTCCTAATTGAAACGCTATGCATAATATGGTTTACGTTCGAGCTAATAGTACGGTTTTTAGCATgtccaaataaatttaatttcttccgCGACGTGATGAACATTATAGATATAATAGCTATAATCCCTTACTTCATCACCCTGGCAACTGTGGTCGCGGAAGAAGAAGACACATTGAACCTCCCTAGAGCTCCGGTGTCGCCTCAAGACAAGTCCACCAACCAAGCCATGAGCCTCGCCATCCTGCGCGTGATCCGTCTCGTACGGGTGTTCCGTATCTTCAAGCTGTCGCGCCACTCCAAGGGCTTGCAGATCCTTGGAAGAACTCTCAAAGCATCAATGCGTGAACTCGggcttttgatatttttcttgttcatcg GTGTGGTGCTGTTTTCATCTGCGGTGTACTTCGCTGAAGCCGGAAGTGAGAACAGCTTCTTCAAATCCATACCTGATGCGTTTTGGTGGGCGGTCGTGACAATGACGACCGTAGGATACGGAGACATGAC GCCTGTGGGAGTATGGGGTAAGATCGTGGGGTCACTGTGTGCCATTGCCGGCGTGCTCACCATTGCCCTGCCCGTGCCAGTCATCGTGTCCAACTTCAACTACTTCTACCACCGCGAGACCGACCAGGAGGAGATGCAGTCCCAGAACTTCAACCACGTCACCAGTTGCCCTTATCTACCTGGTACTATGGGCGAGCCCTATTTGA TTTCAGGGCCGATTCACAAGAAATCATCAATGAGTGAGGACTCGTCCTCGGAAGTGATGGAGCTGGAGGACTCGCTGGTAACTGAGGGCAACCTGGAACAGAGTCTGCGGAGGCTGCAAGACGAGGAGAAGGTGCTGCGTCGGCGGCAGGCGGCCATGGAGGCTAACAACACGGACGACATCGCCGCTCTAGAGAACCAAGACGCTTTGCGACTCAATCAG ATGAAGCAGCAAGAGATCCAGAAGCAGGCCCAGCGTCTCCTGCGCCGGCAGGCGGAGCAGGAGCAGGCTGCCGGCGGTACACGACGCGAGCCCCAGCCCCGTGAGGCCCCCGCCCcccgccgccgcgccgcctGCACCGTCAGGGTCAACAACCTGCATTCTGCGGAAGCTATAGAGACAGACGTCTGA
- the Sh gene encoding potassium voltage-gated channel protein Shaker isoform X8: MQMILAAGGGSLPKLCSQEEEAGGRPPTGGVITFEPIQHDHDFCERVVINVSGLKFETQLRTLNQFPETLLGDPTRRIRYFDPLRNEYFFDRNRPSFDAILYYYQSGGRLRRPVNVPLDVFSEEIKFYELGEQATNKFREDEGFIKEEEKPLPSNERQRKIWLLFEYPESSQAARVVAIISVFVILLSIVIFCLETLPEFKHYKVFNTTTNGTKIEEDEVPDITDPFFLIETLCIIWFTFELIVRFLACPNKFNFFRDVMNIIDIIAIIPYFITLATVVAEEEDTLNLPRAPVSPQDKSTNQAMSLAILRVIRLVRVFRIFKLSRHSKGLQILGRTLKASMRELGLLIFFLFIGVVLFSSAVYFAEAGSENSFFKSIPDAFWWAVVTMTTVGYGDMTPVGVWGKIVGSLCAIAGVLTIALPVPVIVSNFNYFYHRETDQEEMQSQNFNHVTSCPYLPGTMGEPYLISGPIHKKSSMSEDSSSEVMELEDSLVTEGNLEQSLRRLQDEEKVLRRRQAAMEANNTDDIAALENQDALRLNQMKQQEIQKQAQRLLRRQAEQEQAAGGTRREPQPREAPAPRRRAACTVRVNNLHSAEAIETDV; encoded by the exons GTGAGCGGCTTAAAATTCGAAACCCAGCTAAGGACACTAAATCAATTCCCAGAAACCCTTCTGGGAGACCCAACTAGGAGAATAAGATACTTCGATCCTTTACG GAACGAGTATTTCTTCGACAGGAATAGACCATCTTTTGATGCCATACTGTATTATTACCAAAGTGGTGGGAGATTACGTCGACCGGTCAATGTACCCCTCGATGTATTCTCTGaggaaataaagttttatgaaCTCGGAGAACAAGCCACTAACAAATTTCG GGAAGACGAAGGATTCATCAAGGAGGAGGAAAAACCACTGCCCTCCAACGAACGCCAGCGCAAGATCTGGCTGCTGTTCGAATACCCTGAGAGCTCACAAGCCGCGCGCGTCGTCGCTATCATATCGGTCTTTGTGATCCTATTGTCAATTGTCATCTTCTGCCTGGAAACCCTTCCAGAATTCAAACACTACAAGGTCTTCAACACCACGACTAACGGCACTAAAATCGAGGAAGACGAGGTCCCCGACATCACCGACCCATTCTTCCTAATTGAAACGCTATGCATAATATGGTTTACGTTCGAGCTAATAGTACGGTTTTTAGCATgtccaaataaatttaatttcttccgCGACGTGATGAACATTATAGATATAATAGCTATAATCCCTTACTTCATCACCCTGGCAACTGTGGTCGCGGAAGAAGAAGACACATTGAACCTCCCTAGAGCTCCGGTGTCGCCTCAAGACAAGTCCACCAACCAAGCCATGAGCCTCGCCATCCTGCGCGTGATCCGTCTCGTACGGGTGTTCCGTATCTTCAAGCTGTCGCGCCACTCCAAGGGCTTGCAGATCCTTGGAAGAACTCTCAAAGCATCAATGCGTGAACTCGggcttttgatatttttcttgttcatcg GTGTGGTGCTGTTTTCATCTGCGGTGTACTTCGCTGAAGCCGGAAGTGAGAACAGCTTCTTCAAATCCATACCTGATGCGTTTTGGTGGGCGGTCGTGACAATGACGACCGTAGGATACGGAGACATGAC GCCTGTGGGAGTATGGGGTAAGATCGTGGGGTCACTGTGTGCCATTGCCGGCGTGCTCACCATTGCCCTGCCCGTGCCAGTCATCGTGTCCAACTTCAACTACTTCTACCACCGCGAGACCGACCAGGAGGAGATGCAGTCCCAGAACTTCAACCACGTCACCAGTTGCCCTTATCTACCTGGTACTATGGGCGAGCCCTATTTGA TTTCAGGGCCGATTCACAAGAAATCATCAATGAGTGAGGACTCGTCCTCGGAAGTGATGGAGCTGGAGGACTCGCTGGTAACTGAGGGCAACCTGGAACAGAGTCTGCGGAGGCTGCAAGACGAGGAGAAGGTGCTGCGTCGGCGGCAGGCGGCCATGGAGGCTAACAACACGGACGACATCGCCGCTCTAGAGAACCAAGACGCTTTGCGACTCAATCAG ATGAAGCAGCAAGAGATCCAGAAGCAGGCCCAGCGTCTCCTGCGCCGGCAGGCGGAGCAGGAGCAGGCTGCCGGCGGTACACGACGCGAGCCCCAGCCCCGTGAGGCCCCCGCCCcccgccgccgcgccgcctGCACCGTCAGGGTCAACAACCTGCATTCTGCGGAAGCTATAGAGACAGACGTCTGA